TCGCGAGGATCGAACCTGGAACTGGGTTGGTCGTCAAACGACCTCCCCCCGTTCTGTTCAGCGTCGAATTCGATGGCTATTTGAGCGCGTGCAGGTGCAGGGGAACCTGTGGTTCACTGGAGCTAAGCTTTTCATGACGGCCTCATTTGAACGTTAAAGCAAAAACCAAGAGTGACCCACAACATCTCGGGATCCACCCACGCCGAACTGTTCTTTTTGTCTGCGCCTGAAGATTCGATGTTGTTCGAGCTCGCGGTGAATTGTACGGCGACTGTCGAGTTTCGATTCCATTTGTGACCGGCGGCTTTCTTTTAGTGATTTGACGTTGTTTGGGCTTTGTCTGTGTTGATTTTCCTCGGTCGTAACCGTTGGGATGTCCGGTTTTGACAATTTGGCTGTTCATCCCCGAGGAAGTTCGTGATGTCGAGCGCATCGACAGCGCAAAGAGCTCCGGGCGAGTGGATTCAGTTCGACCGTACCGGTTTCGGTCCGACCGGTATTGTCATACCCCGAATCAAAGCGATGGTGATAGATCACAGAAAACATTGAAAGGAAAATGCAGTCGAGTCAAGCATGATTGCTTTCCTCATTCCAATAATAGTATCGCTGAAATTATATGGActtatgattatttttcaaacagCCAACAATTCTAAAAGCTGCTTTGGATTTCAAGTGGAAGTTTTGATGGTTGCTAGAATAAGCAGTCAAGAGTGATTGGCATATTTGCAGCTGCCATTTGATCTAACatcaattaaaattgaaataattgaaaatgacaGTTCGACTTCAATGTCAAGCCCTTGATTTCACCTTTCCTGCAAAGAAAGCAAGGACAGAAGGAAATTCATGCTTGTCCTCTGTAGCTGATTGTGGAGCTTCTTTGCTACCTACTGTAGATAATCTATTGATTCATATGCATGTTCTCATGATTAACATCAGGTTCACAAGAATTGCAGCCCACATCAGAAAAACTCGAGATATGCTTCGACCACCAGGACTGCGGGGATCGTTTGACCCAGATCAAATTGACAAAGGGTTTCAAAGCAAAGGAAGCTGTGAAAGGGCAAATGGCAAGCTTTCCATCCCAAATAGAAAGCTTATAATCTTTTAGCGAGAATGAGATTTTGAATCTTTTCATCTAGTCTTCCGTGCATGAAGACAGCAATTGGCCGTCACTGATGGGCAAAAATTGCAACTGGCAGGTGAATGTCGTGAAAGGTCTGAAACTGTACGAGGACATATTCACTGCTTCAGAGCTTTGTAGATTGAATGACTTCATTGATGAACTCCGTGCTGCTGGCCGAAATGGAGAACTACCAGGTAAGCTTCCCTAGATTCAGTACGTGAGCTCTTTAATAGAACTAATATATGCAATTACGTAGGCCGATTGCTTATATGCTTTTTGTTTCCTAAAATATAGTCCCAAATTTGACTTTACAGGGGAGACCTTTATATTATTCAATGAGCAGATGAAGGGAAACAGGACAGAGTTGATTCAGTTTGGGCTTCCAACTTTTGAACATATAGAAGAAGATACAAAAGACAGTGCAAGAAGTACGTCCCCTAGGATCTTCAATGGGATTATTGTGCAAGGAACAAGTTTTTCATTAAGCTTCATTTACGAGTTTCCATTTCATATTTACAGGTAAGATCATGCCCATTCCAGCTCTTCTCCAAGATGTCATAGATCACCTGGTTCTGTGGCAGCTACTGCCAGAGTATAAAAAGCCAAATGGTTGCATCATTAATTTCTTTGACAAGGTATGTTCTTTGATTGACTGCATCAACACGGGTTTCCAATACTTCAGGACAAACTTGACAGGATATAATGCTCTGTATAGGGTTCCTAACAGTTTGGTTTTCGAGATGTTTAGACTTAGATTCAATTTCAAGATGAGGCGTTGAGTATATAACACATTTTTCATGCAGGGGGAACGTTCAAGGCCTTTTCTAAAACCTCCCCATTTGGATCAGCCGGTCTCGACTCTTTTCCTTTCTGAATCAAGAGTAGCATTTGGTCGTTTTCTGATGAGTGATCATGAGGGAAGCTACAAAGGCCGGCTCATGCTTTCGTTGAAAGAAGGGTGGGTTATCAGTGATTGTCTTGAATCTGGAGTAGCCAGATATCTAATTACTTAAATAGACAACATTCTCACAATGGAAGACTTAATGATGATGTCTAAAGCTCGTTGCAGACATATGCTTATGCAGGACTTGTGATGTGGAAGTAACTTTGTTTACATTAGATGCTACAGTTTCATTTACATTTCCCACTGTTTCAAATTTGCTGCTGAAGAACCTTCTTTAGTATCCCAAAGTTGAACATTTATATGAAGGAAATGGAACCCAGAAAAACGTTAAGTTTTTCAGTCCATTCTCCAGGGCTGATCTGAAAGGTCTTCTTTTATATCACAGAAACTAGTTGGCCACATCTATTGTCTTGGGTTTGTTGTTCTTCAACGTGAAGCTTCTATAAGTTTATTTGACATATGTTACCGCTGCTATTGATGGATTGTAGGTCTCTTTTGGTGATGAGGGGAAACAGCGCCAGCGTGGCTAGACATGCCATGTGCCCTTCTCCAAACAGCAGGGTTGCCATTACATTCTTCAGGATTCGTCCCAACTCCAACCAAGACCAAACCAAGTCATTAACCAGTGACATGCCCTTATGGCAACCAAGCATCAGGAGCCCATTTGCCACATCAAATGCAGGTTTCTATGGCTATGAAGCAGCAGACATGTTACCCCCATTGGGAATCCTCCATGCTCCAGTGGTCATTTTGGCCCCGATACACCCTTTGTTGTTTAGCCCCAAGAAAATTCAAACTGAAGGCACAGGGGTCTTCCTGCCTTGGCCTGTTAAAGCAAGGAAACCAGCGCGATACCTTCCACCTCGGGCCTGGAAAGGAAGGCTTCTTAATCTTCCATCACCAGTTGAGACACAGAGAGCGGATTGCACTGCTTTATTAGGAGATACCGTGACACAAACTGGAGTCTCTCTTGAAAATGGCTGTCCTGAGGAGTAATCGTCAACATCTTCTTAAGTACAGTCAGCATTCGACACTTGAGAAAAGCAAAGGCTCTGAAGTTGGCAGATTTCTGTGTTGGCCATGTGCTCAACGTTGAGGACAATCTATATTGTTTGGTCTGTTAGTACGGATTCTGAAGAAACTCTCACTTGAACTTAAGTCTAATGGAGGCACTAGATAGAGAAACGGAATGCTTTTTTGGAAGCTGTGAGCCTGTGCTGTGACCATGTTCTCGTATGGCCTTATAGCAGCAGCTTTATTTGTTGTAACAACAAGGTGTCTCTGGTGTTTCATGATTTCAAATTCCCTTTTTTCGTGTCATTTCTAATGATATTAGTTTCTAAAGTTAGGACCAACCAGTTAGGTCGATGTAATTTCTAGTAGATGCTAATCAAACCGAGGGACTGATGTTGTGATGACAATTGCCTTACTGCTTACCCGGTTCTAGCTGGCATTTTGGCGGCTCATGCATCATCTGAGCAATAGATTGCTGTGTAAGCTCTCAAGTTGTGACATTGAATTTCTGTCTTGTTTTGCGAATGGAACCTCAGTAAAATGCATACTTTCTCAAGTTACTGTGTACTAGTtcgaaggaagaggagagacGGACCAGATAAATGTCAATACTTTCTCAGTAAAATGCACACACCACGTACCTACATAAGTTCTGCATCAGATTATAACTCCCTATGGTGGGTTGCTGTTATGCACAACAAAATTATCAGGCGAAGCATCTCAACCATCGGATCgaataaaaaaatgccaactGGCAGATGATGAGCAGTTGTGTAAGACTGAATAAATCCAAGAAAATTCATCCTTCTCTTTTCGCAAGATTGCACTAGGCACGAAACTGGAGGACACAAACTAAAACTTAAGATGGTTTTTGATATCATGAAACTGGAACATTCTTTCGCGAGAACTGATAAACAAATAATTAGGAGCTTCACATTAGCTCCTAGAATGACGGCGAGTAGTTTTTCCACACAAGAAAAAGGAAGCATAAAGGCAGAAGAAGTTAATCTTCACATACATTATCAGTCCAATTAATAAAACCTAGAATGGTTTAACCCCTTCAGACGTGAAAAATTGAACATATGAGAAGAACCAAAACCCATAATACTTACTGCGGATTATCCAATGGTGAGTAAACTCTTGTCCAAGCGAGCACCATCATCTTGCAAGGTCAAGAAAAACTTAATGCTGCTTATATAAGCAAAAACAAATATCTAGTGAATACATATCACTCCCCAATAGTGGCTTAAACTTCAAGCAATGTTAGCTTCAAATGTTCTTCAACTgttaaatgaaaaagaacaatCTTTGGCgatgttaatttttgtttcttttggtcAACTAGCCACAGTTCTTTTTTTACTGAAACCAATTTTCCATGCCCTCTCATAGAGATCAAGACTTCAACCttctcgctttttttttttttttttttttcatcccgCAGTATTTTCCATATCATTCCTCTAATGAAGGTTTTGATGAACGGTACAGATCATAAGGTGCCCACAAATGGTCAACCGTGCATGGCTTTCTCGAGTCCAACCTTAGCCAAGGCTTGCCTTTGCCACTCCAGTGGAGGAGACTTATGGGGCCAGGATGGAGAGCCCTGCATTTGCCTTCAAGATTGTCACCACCCAAGCCATGTTGATTCCATCTGTGGTCAACTGGTTTGATGTTCCCAGCCAAAACAAGCAAGAACGGAGGCAATGAGCCCAGGTGGTATAtcctcttttgcttttgcaCAGCCATCCATTCCTCCACCTTCTGGGTGTACCCTCCTTGCCTCCACTTCTCGACGTCAACCACCATCACGCCGGTGTTGAAATAGCACGGCCTCCGCCCTTCGAACGTCCTCGCCAGGACGGGGTCTGACCAGAAGAGCTCCGTGAAGTACTTGGTGAAGTTGGCATGGCAGTACTCAGGGGCGGCCAGGACCTTCCCCTCCAGGTCCACCTGCCACAGTTCTGCGATGTCGTCCACCACCACAAGGTCCGAGTCAAGGTAGACTACACGCCTGACGTCAGTGGGTATTAGGTCTGCGAGGTAGATCCGCGCATAGTTGAGGGGCTGGTCGAGCGCTTGCCGGATGGACTTGGATATCTTGCCGCGCACCCGGTTGGGGTCAAAGCGGTAGACCCTGAAGCGGAGATAGGGGAAGGTAGAGTTGATGCTGGATAAGACCTCAGGCTTGAGCTGCACGAAGAGGAAGTGGAACTCGAAGTTCTCGGGGCAAGTCGAGTGTTGCAGGATCGACAGGACGGCGGCCATGGTGCCCCTAAGATAATTGGCGTCCAGGGTCATTGCAACATGGATGGTGGCATTGCTCAGCGGGGAGCTGCAGGCCTCGCCATTGCGGAATGCAGGGGCCTCACGGAAGAGGGGGATCTCTGGAGATGACGGCTTCCGGATGAGGCTATGATGGATGCCACCGGAGGGGGTGGCGGAGGTGGCCGAGGGGCGGCATAGGAGGAGGAAAGACAGGAGGCCGGCAAGGAGTGGGAAAGGAGAAGGGCTCCAAGAGGCCATCCTGCCCTATTTTGAGGGTTTGTTAATGGGGAAATTTAGAGAGAAAGAAATCCAGGAGATGATCAGCCATTGTCAGGCTGGCTAGGACAGTCAAGGAAACCAAAAAGTAAAATcaatggagagagagggagagagaggtcgGTGAGATTGCAGGGATGAGAAAACTTCTCGGAGGAGGAAGCTGTTTTTTCAATTGTTGTAAGAAGAGATTCATGTCATAATTATGGCAAGGAAATGGCGCAAATGGGTATGAAATCAGACAAAACTTTCTTTTGCCGCTCTCTCTACAGAAATAGTTATTGGATTGTTGTTAAGCCTTTTGTTTACCCGTCCATTGTCTCCGCAAATGGAGACGAGAGGATTTTTAGGGAAGCTTTTCAGGGGATGTTGTTAAATTATCTTGCCTTGTACGGAGAATTCCAGTGCATGATTAGTTAAGGTTCCAATGCCGCGTTCATTATTACATCAAATAACTTCCACTTATCCTTGAGCTATATTAGGTATAAATGGATTTGAATTATAGTAAGAAAGAGTCATAGCCCTACCATTTATGGTCATTACGCGTGACCCTAAATGGAAGGCAAATAAACGGAAATCAGGATTAAACACAATAAGCTCAGACTCAATTTACCTTAGTAATCTCTTACATGTGCCTACATCTGAATGTAGCCTCAATTTTCCGGTAATGGCTTTGTTTGAACTAGGATTTGCGGAGCTCGACATGAAGTTGTTCATtttggttcaagtttttaactttttacaactcattttattttcctcaacttcttttttGTCCTAGCGAAGGAACCTAGATGAGAGACTTTTGAGAGGATATTGCGTCTCAGGAGTGACAATGGTCAAATGTGAAATCAGACTCATGATCTCTTCAAGCATAAGTACATCTCCATAGTTGTTTTCTACAGAAATACACAGCTCTAAATCTCAACGATGAAGCTCACTTCAGTCTCCAAATCTTTGGAGAAGTATGGATGCATGGCATTGATTGAAGAAACATCTTTAAAAACATCTTTATATCTTTAAATTAATCTACAACACCTCTTTCCCAAATTGTATATATGCAAATTCTTGAACGCTACTTTGGACTCCCTACTCAAAGCCtagaaaacaaaagcaaagataCCAGATAGAAATTTCTCAAAGGCAAGAAAACGAGCGGTAGCCAGATTTCGACTTTATAGAGGGATCGATCTCATGATTATACAAGAAAAGATTCTCCTTCTTTCTAATTGAGGTAATTGCTCAAACACTGCCAACTTACGGAGAAACCTGCTTCTGATGGGATGTTGCTCAGGAAAGGTCATCTATCCATCACGAGGTAAAGGCAGAAAAAACTTGCATAGTTAGACGCCTGAGTCCGAGCTCATAGATACAGTTAAAGAGAAGTCCTTTTTAGGCCTTCACTCTGTTTGTTGGAGCCACCCCATCTGtttcaaagaaggaaaataacatCCATCAATGGAGGATGTATCATTAAATTCAGAAAGGGACA
The sequence above is drawn from the Eucalyptus grandis isolate ANBG69807.140 chromosome 11, ASM1654582v1, whole genome shotgun sequence genome and encodes:
- the LOC104426697 gene encoding RNA demethylase ALKBH10B, which codes for MAAGLASTANKTPHPLAIQMPRSYPVLAADALARDGMVAWFRGEFAAANAIIDALCGHLVELGGGAGWAEYGPVFTAIHQRRLNWIPVLQRQEFYSIADVVAELKRVAARRSAMAAAAAVEEEELVEVEGRDGSESFGAEEVKESERLEREKEGIPEKVMESDGGGGGDFEVVDVEDDSPATASDVTDSGSQELQPTSEKLEICFDHQDCGDRLTQIKLTKGFKAKEAVKGQMVNVVKGLKLYEDIFTASELCRLNDFIDELRAAGRNGELPGETFILFNEQMKGNRTELIQFGLPTFEHIEEDTKDSARSKIMPIPALLQDVIDHLVLWQLLPEYKKPNGCIINFFDKGERSRPFLKPPHLDQPVSTLFLSESRVAFGRFLMSDHEGSYKGRLMLSLKEGSLLVMRGNSASVARHAMCPSPNSRVAITFFRIRPNSNQDQTKSLTSDMPLWQPSIRSPFATSNAGFYGYEAADMLPPLGILHAPVVILAPIHPLLFSPKKIQTEGTGVFLPWPVKARKPARYLPPRAWKGRLLNLPSPVETQRADCTALLGDTVTQTGVSLENGCPEE
- the LOC104426698 gene encoding probable galacturonosyltransferase-like 4, whose product is MASWSPSPFPLLAGLLSFLLLCRPSATSATPSGGIHHSLIRKPSSPEIPLFREAPAFRNGEACSSPLSNATIHVAMTLDANYLRGTMAAVLSILQHSTCPENFEFHFLFVQLKPEVLSSINSTFPYLRFRVYRFDPNRVRGKISKSIRQALDQPLNYARIYLADLIPTDVRRVVYLDSDLVVVDDIAELWQVDLEGKVLAAPEYCHANFTKYFTELFWSDPVLARTFEGRRPCYFNTGVMVVDVEKWRQGGYTQKVEEWMAVQKQKRIYHLGSLPPFLLVLAGNIKPVDHRWNQHGLGGDNLEGKCRALHPGPISLLHWSGKGKPWLRLDSRKPCTVDHLWAPYDLYRSSKPSLEE